From a region of the Mercurialis annua linkage group LG1-X, ddMerAnnu1.2, whole genome shotgun sequence genome:
- the LOC126668984 gene encoding uncharacterized protein LOC126668984 — MEDKKCANSQSHVSHNFVEEIAAENLKQVTAIGDVIWIKLRKSLWWPAVIVGSDSVEGDKTGDRVTGEVRVRIYGSYKYMYVDPFKWHSEFQITLKQNNGSYREIFKESLEQDQSGSRSGQVKRKVSKTKDVEKPKNHGVKKNLKLGSPSTPRNPISKSSKKNKLNSPTSDGALSGSSKKPSARRTKVMQSLGLIAPSGSPFR, encoded by the exons ATGGAAGACAAAAAATGTGCAAATAGCCAAAGTCATGTTAGCCATAATTTTGTGGAAGAGATTGCCGCTGAGAACTTAAAACAGGTTACCGCGATTGGGGATGTAATTTGGATCAAGCTCCGTAAGAGCTTGTGGTGGCCTGCAGTG ATTGTTGGTAGCGATTCCGTTGAAGGTGATAAAACTGGCGATAGAGTAACAGGGGAAGTTCGTGTTAGGATATACGGAAGTTATAAATA CATGTATGTGGATCCTTTTAAATGGCATTCCGAGTTTCAGATT ACTCTTAAGCAGAACAACGGTTCTTATCGAGAAATATTTAAGGAATCTCTGGAGCAG GATCAGTCTGGATCAAGATCTGGTCAGGTAAAGAGGAAAGTATCAAAAACCAAAG ATGTTGAGAAACCAAAAAATCATGGGGTGAAAAAGAATCTCAAATTAGGCAGCCCAAGCACACCGAGGAATCCAATAAGCAAATCATCAAAGAAAAACAAGCTTAACTCACCAACCTCT GATGGAGCCTTATCTGGAAGCTCCAAAAAACCGAGTGCACGGAGGACGAAAGTCATGCAAAGTCTTGGTCTAATTGCTCCTTCTGGGTCTCCATTCCGCTAA